In the Bacteroidota bacterium genome, one interval contains:
- a CDS encoding tetratricopeptide repeat protein has protein sequence MGFNKSNDIQDRTTLLEEIRQRAEAAELARIEAEEARLSQSLSAAEETFSCSDPVSTIEESEFDAYPELQVMDEVAFSQENIPPTREDESAKYERIAGLLLSARSKYEREEYEHALRDLDRVATLAPNHAEAGALQHEIQKAKNLSERLLHEEQRRREEEKNKEELLPLNIVRVARESVESQIMGDRKIEAEVPVSTESEEARKEKRSFSLRILSFFGISLVALFGVATVFIVLNQVRVAYFPPTVGVLVLPPSVSHSEAYIADGLTEELLLHLSHLRAVRAYSSNTSRAIRSGDDIATARLLGADYVVQWSIAGTGGSTNIDVTLIQTEQRKPVLEYSSGSMHDELPVWCSDVASRMANAMNVDAKEMQAAFMTSSVNAEAYESYLLGRAMLRESGNVPLDSIISAFSRARSLDPTFPYAETSLGWTHILVHASQQETISPYLDSAQQSLHRAVNLGGGSSEVYRLWGVIDFFKSDFQQAVNRLEQAAQIAASDIETQRWLALAYLRTGRNEEAVKAGQTLVERDPRTHSSRLMLATIHLMNNDAVNALRELEFHSDRKSNSYSDEYLVALVATNQHERAIDILKSRTLEAPGSFIAHYDLGRMYQLAGKSRTEWEKVFLQALQLIDDTLKVRPNSAAAHSYSGLVFTRLGRFGDGLASNANALALSPSDVHILYDSARLHALQRNQSPDAARYLVKAMNKRFFTASVLDLDLARFRNNSGFRDLLMQQDTSY, from the coding sequence ATGGGTTTCAACAAAAGCAATGATATTCAGGATAGGACAACGCTGCTCGAGGAAATCCGGCAGCGGGCGGAAGCCGCGGAACTTGCAAGGATTGAAGCCGAGGAAGCGAGACTATCCCAGAGCCTCTCCGCCGCAGAAGAGACATTCTCCTGCTCCGACCCTGTATCCACGATTGAAGAATCAGAGTTTGACGCGTATCCTGAACTGCAGGTGATGGACGAAGTTGCCTTCAGCCAGGAGAACATCCCTCCGACTCGAGAAGACGAATCCGCAAAGTATGAACGTATAGCAGGCCTCCTCCTTTCAGCTCGATCGAAGTATGAACGTGAAGAATACGAGCACGCGCTTCGCGATCTCGATCGCGTTGCAACGCTGGCACCGAACCATGCAGAAGCTGGTGCATTGCAACATGAAATCCAAAAGGCCAAGAACCTGTCTGAACGACTTCTCCACGAAGAGCAACGCCGAAGAGAAGAAGAGAAGAATAAGGAAGAACTCCTACCGCTAAACATCGTGAGGGTTGCACGGGAATCCGTCGAATCTCAAATCATGGGGGATAGGAAGATCGAGGCGGAAGTGCCCGTCTCAACCGAGTCGGAGGAAGCCAGGAAGGAGAAGCGTTCCTTCAGCTTGCGCATTCTGTCATTTTTCGGGATTTCGCTGGTTGCCTTGTTCGGCGTTGCTACTGTGTTTATCGTTCTCAATCAAGTTCGGGTTGCATATTTTCCACCGACGGTCGGGGTGCTCGTTCTTCCGCCCAGTGTATCGCATAGCGAGGCATATATCGCCGACGGCCTTACCGAAGAACTCCTTCTCCACCTCTCTCACTTACGCGCTGTGAGAGCATATTCCTCCAACACCTCACGGGCAATACGAAGCGGCGATGATATCGCTACTGCGCGCCTGTTAGGTGCTGACTATGTTGTGCAATGGAGTATAGCCGGAACCGGCGGAAGTACAAACATTGACGTGACATTGATTCAGACGGAACAAAGGAAACCCGTGTTGGAATACTCATCCGGCAGCATGCATGATGAATTACCTGTGTGGTGCAGTGACGTAGCATCGAGAATGGCCAACGCGATGAATGTCGATGCAAAGGAAATGCAGGCTGCGTTCATGACCTCGTCGGTAAACGCCGAAGCGTACGAAAGTTACTTGCTTGGACGTGCGATGCTGCGTGAGTCCGGCAACGTGCCGCTCGATTCGATTATCTCGGCTTTCTCCCGTGCCCGGAGCCTTGATCCGACGTTTCCTTATGCCGAAACGTCATTAGGGTGGACACACATTCTCGTTCACGCATCTCAACAAGAGACGATCTCCCCGTATCTTGATTCGGCACAGCAAAGTCTGCACAGGGCTGTGAATTTGGGAGGAGGATCATCCGAGGTGTATCGCCTGTGGGGTGTGATTGATTTCTTCAAGTCGGATTTTCAGCAAGCGGTCAACCGGCTTGAACAGGCTGCGCAAATCGCCGCAAGTGATATTGAGACACAACGATGGCTCGCCCTTGCATATCTTCGGACAGGCAGAAACGAGGAAGCGGTAAAAGCTGGACAGACACTGGTAGAAAGGGATCCGCGTACGCACTCTTCACGCTTGATGCTTGCAACAATCCATCTGATGAACAACGATGCGGTAAATGCTCTTCGCGAACTCGAGTTTCATTCCGATCGCAAGTCCAATTCATATTCTGATGAATACCTCGTTGCGTTGGTTGCCACGAACCAACACGAACGCGCAATTGATATTCTCAAAAGCCGGACCTTGGAAGCACCGGGGAGTTTCATTGCTCATTACGATCTCGGACGTATGTATCAACTTGCCGGAAAATCCAGAACCGAGTGGGAGAAGGTATTTCTTCAGGCACTCCAACTGATCGATGATACGCTCAAAGTGCGTCCCAATTCTGCCGCTGCGCATTCCTATAGCGGACTTGTGTTCACACGGCTTGGCCGTTTTGGCGATGGATTGGCGAGCAACGCAAATGCCCTCGCTCTTTCACCGTCGGATGTTCATATTCTCTATGATTCGGCACGCCTCCACGCCTTGCAGCGGAATCAATCTCCCGATGCCGCACGGTATCTCGTTAAGGCGATGAACAAAAGATTCTTTACGGCGAGTGTGCTTGATCTCGATCTGGCCAGATTTCGCAACAATTCAGGCTTTCGTGATTTGTTGATGCAGCAGGATACTTCGTATTAA